The Sandaracinaceae bacterium genome window below encodes:
- a CDS encoding dimethyl sulfoxide reductase anchor subunit has product MSTGAVRLPILDSAEAVVPTSKKRLPLLDQVLAAQRDMSAVERFAQLHEDVNSPLMEPYYRALLPATPPGPGQQYAFEVNLDACSGCKACVTACHSLNGLDEGETWRTVGVLHGGTVADPFQKSVTGACHHCAEPACMKGCPVGAYEKDAITGIVKHLDDQCIGCQYCIFTCPYEVPKYNAKKGIVRKCDMCSDRLAEGEAPACVQACPSQAISIKVVDTQAARDAARDEQFLPGAPDPGITIPTTRYVTNRTMPGNTLPADFHAVRPAHIHKPLVWMLVLTQLSVGAFFVGEVFERVLSAEALAVVRPWHGLVALVLGLLALGASTAHLGRPQYAFRAVLGIRTSWLSREVLAFGAFAGAAVTYGAALFQADHPSVIPGLPQLTGWAQASLPVLSPLVALTGALGVFCSVMLYQSTRRRYWNGPATSFKFALTSVMLGLAFSTAAAAIVLALTHADPLPLLEPWLDFAWPMLAAATVLKLAGELAVIRHLRAAGAGDLKRSARLLVGELGSLLGLRTGLALLGGVILPAAFFGASGDVPFVAQLTVALLSAALLLAGELLERVLFFAAMSAPRMPGVVG; this is encoded by the coding sequence ATGTCCACCGGAGCCGTACGCCTACCCATCCTGGACTCCGCCGAAGCCGTGGTCCCCACCAGCAAGAAGCGGCTTCCGCTGCTGGACCAGGTGCTGGCCGCCCAACGCGACATGAGCGCCGTGGAGCGCTTTGCCCAGCTGCACGAGGACGTGAACTCTCCGCTGATGGAGCCCTACTACCGCGCGCTGCTGCCGGCCACGCCGCCGGGGCCGGGCCAGCAGTACGCCTTCGAGGTCAACCTGGACGCGTGCTCGGGCTGCAAGGCGTGCGTCACGGCCTGTCACAGCCTGAACGGCCTCGATGAAGGCGAGACCTGGCGAACGGTGGGCGTGCTGCATGGTGGGACCGTCGCCGACCCGTTCCAGAAGTCGGTCACCGGCGCCTGCCACCACTGCGCGGAGCCGGCCTGCATGAAGGGCTGCCCCGTGGGCGCCTACGAGAAGGACGCGATCACGGGCATCGTGAAGCACCTCGATGACCAGTGCATCGGCTGCCAGTACTGCATCTTCACGTGCCCCTACGAGGTGCCCAAATACAACGCCAAGAAGGGCATCGTGCGCAAGTGCGACATGTGCTCGGACCGCCTGGCCGAGGGCGAGGCCCCCGCGTGCGTGCAGGCCTGTCCTTCACAGGCCATCTCCATCAAGGTGGTGGACACGCAGGCGGCCCGCGATGCGGCGCGTGACGAGCAGTTCTTGCCCGGTGCGCCGGATCCCGGCATCACCATCCCAACCACCCGCTACGTGACCAACCGCACCATGCCGGGGAACACGCTGCCGGCCGACTTCCACGCCGTGCGGCCGGCGCACATCCACAAGCCCCTGGTGTGGATGCTGGTGCTCACGCAGCTCTCGGTGGGCGCCTTCTTCGTGGGCGAGGTCTTCGAGCGTGTGCTGAGCGCCGAGGCGCTCGCCGTGGTGCGTCCGTGGCACGGGCTGGTGGCGCTCGTGCTGGGCCTCCTCGCGCTCGGTGCGAGCACGGCACACCTCGGGCGGCCGCAGTACGCCTTTCGTGCGGTGCTGGGGATTCGTACCTCGTGGTTGAGCCGGGAGGTGCTGGCCTTCGGTGCCTTCGCCGGCGCGGCGGTCACCTATGGCGCGGCGCTCTTCCAGGCCGACCACCCCAGCGTGATCCCCGGGCTGCCGCAGCTCACGGGCTGGGCGCAGGCGTCGCTCCCGGTGCTGTCGCCGCTCGTGGCGCTCACTGGCGCACTCGGTGTCTTCTGCTCGGTGATGCTGTACCAGTCGACCCGACGTCGGTATTGGAACGGCCCTGCCACCAGCTTCAAGTTCGCGCTCACCAGCGTGATGCTGGGGCTGGCGTTCAGCACCGCAGCGGCAGCCATCGTGCTGGCGCTGACCCATGCCGACCCGCTGCCCCTGCTCGAGCCTTGGCTCGACTTCGCGTGGCCCATGCTGGCGGCCGCCACGGTGCTCAAGCTGGCAGGTGAGCTGGCGGTCATTCGGCACCTCCGCGCTGCCGGAGCCGGTGATCTCAAGCGCAGCGCGCGGCTCCTGGTGGGCGAGCTCGGCTCGTTGCTCGGGCTCCGCACGGGGCTCGCGTTGCTCGGCGGGGTCATCTTGCCGGCGGCCTTCTTCGGTGCGTCGGGTGACGTGCCTTTCGTGGCCCAGCTGACGGTGGCGCTGCTCAGTGCAGCGCTCCTGCTGGCGGGTGAATTGTTGGAGCGGGTGCTCTTCTTCGCGGCCATGAGTGCGCCGCGCATGCCGGGAGTGGTGGGCTGA